CGGGTGGACCCGGTCCACGACGTCGGCGCGAGCCGTGATGCCACCGATCGGCAGGCCGCCGCCCAGGCCCTTTGCGGTGGTCACGATGTCCGGCACGACCGACTCGTGCTCGCAGGCGAACCACGCCCCGGTGCGGCCGAGTCCGGTCTGCACCTCGTCGGCGATCAGCAGCGCGCCGCTTGTCCGGCACCACTGCGCAAGACCGGCGAGCCAGCCGGGCTCGGGAACGATGAAGCCGCCTTCGCCGGCGATCGGCTCGACGACGACTGCGGCGACGCTGTCGGCGCCGATCGTCTTGTCGAGGAACGCCAGGGTCGAACCCAGATCGCCCGTGCCACGGAACGGGTAGGAGTACGGCGCCCGGTAGACCTCGGGGGCGAACGGCCCGAAGCCGCGCTTGTACGGCATGGCCTTGCCGGTGAGCGTCATGGCGAGCAGGGTGCGCCCGTGAAAGCCGTGGTCGAACGCGACGACCGCCTGCCGGCCGGTCGCATACCGGGCGATCTTGACGGCGTTCTCGACGGCTTCCGCCCCGGAGTTGACCAGGAACGAGCGCTTGTCGTGATCGCCGGGGGTGAGCTCGTTGAGCCGTTCGCACACGGCGACGTAG
This region of Mycobacteriales bacterium genomic DNA includes:
- a CDS encoding aminotransferase class III-fold pyridoxal phosphate-dependent enzyme — protein: YVAVCERLNELTPGDHDKRSFLVNSGAEAVENAVKIARYATGRQAVVAFDHGFHGRTLLAMTLTGKAMPYKRGFGPFAPEVYRAPYSYPFRGTGDLGSTLAFLDKTIGADSVAAVVVEPIAGEGGFIVPEPGWLAGLAQWCRTSGALLIADEVQTGLGRTGAWFACEHESVVPDIVTTAKGLGGGLPIGGITARADVVDRVHPGGLGGTFGGNPLSCAAALAAIETIEADGLRARASAIGTRMTASLRDAQGRTSRIGEVRGRGAMVAVELVGTDGRSPDAALTAAVAARCHAEGVLVLTAGTFGNVLRFLPPLVISDDLLTDALDVLTEVLTSTVD